CGGCTGGTGTCCCAATTCCAGACGGTGCTGTAGATCATGGCCACCGCACCCACCCGCGCAAAATCTCGCGCCCGTGACGTACGCCGGCCCCGACTCGGACCACTTGGGTGGGCCCGGTGGGTATGGCGCAACCTCACCAGCATGCGCACCGCGCTGTTCCTCCTGCTGCTCCTGGCCGTCGCAGCGGTCCCCGGGTCGGTGTTTCCGCAGCGCAACATCGACGCCGGGAAAGTCACCCGGTACCTCGCAGCGCACCGAGGCAGCGGGCCATGGCTGGATCGGCTCGGCTTCTTCGACGTGTACGCCTCCCCGTGGTTCTCCGCGATCTACCTGCTGCTGTTCATCTCGTTGATCGGCTGCATCCTGCCCCGCACCCGGGTCCACCTGCGCGCGCTGGCCTCCCGACCCCCGAAGCCACCGCGCCGACTGGACCGCCTTCCCGCACACACCCAAATCGTCACCGCCGTGTCAGCAGAGCAGGCGTTGGGGGCGGCCCGGCAAGCGTTGCGCGGCCGGCCCGGCCGGCTGGGCCGGCTCGGGAAGGGCCGCGGCAGGTTCCGCGTTCACGGCCACGACCCCGCGACCTTGTCCGCCGAGAGCGGCTACCTGCGCGAGACCGGCAACCTGGCGTTCCACGTCGGCCTGTGCTTGGTCATCGTCGGCGTGGCGATCGGTCACCTGTGGAGCTGGCGCGCCGACGTCATCGTTCCCGAAGGCAGCGGATTCTCCACCGCACTGGGCTCGCTGGACACGTTCAGCGCCGGACCCCTGGTCGATCCGGCCGACCTGCCCTCGTTCAACCTGACAGTCACCAAGATGAACGTCACCTTCGAAGACAAGGTCGGCGGCAGCCAATTCGGCAAGCCGCGCACGTTTCTGGCCGACACCACCGTGGACACCGGCACCGGCCGACCACACCCGGCGCAGATCGCGGTCAACAGCCCGTTGCGGATCGGCGACGCGCAAGTGTTCCTGTTGGGCAACGGGTACGCACCGGTCCTGACCGTCCGCGACGCCAAGGGCGCGGTCGTCTATCAGGAGGCCACCCCGTTCCTGCCGCAGGACGGTAATTACCTGTCCACCGGCGTCGTCAAAGTCACCACCGCCGCACCCCAGCAGCTGGGGCTGGACGGGTTGTTCCTGCCCACCGCCGACCAGAACTTCACCCGAGGACCCACCTCTTTGTTCCCCGGGCTACGCAATCCGGTCCTGGTGGCGTCGGTGTGGACCGGGAACCTGTTCCCCGGCAACGCACCCCAGTCCGTGTACACACTGAACACCAGCCAGATGAAACGGCTGAGCAAGCCCAGCGGGGCGCCTCTGCTGATCCACCTGGCACCCGGTCAAACCGTCCAACTACCCGACGGCCGTGGCTCGATCAGCTTCGACCGGACCGTTCGCTGGGCCGGCCTGTCGGTGCGGCACACCCCCGGCAAAACCCTCACGCTGCTGGCTGCACTGGCCGCGGCCGCTGGACTGATCACCTCCCTGCTGGTCAAGCGGCGCCGCGTCTTCATCCGCGTCAGCACGCCCGACCCGAGCGC
This genomic window from Flexivirga oryzae contains:
- the resB gene encoding cytochrome c biogenesis protein ResB codes for the protein MRTALFLLLLLAVAAVPGSVFPQRNIDAGKVTRYLAAHRGSGPWLDRLGFFDVYASPWFSAIYLLLFISLIGCILPRTRVHLRALASRPPKPPRRLDRLPAHTQIVTAVSAEQALGAARQALRGRPGRLGRLGKGRGRFRVHGHDPATLSAESGYLRETGNLAFHVGLCLVIVGVAIGHLWSWRADVIVPEGSGFSTALGSLDTFSAGPLVDPADLPSFNLTVTKMNVTFEDKVGGSQFGKPRTFLADTTVDTGTGRPHPAQIAVNSPLRIGDAQVFLLGNGYAPVLTVRDAKGAVVYQEATPFLPQDGNYLSTGVVKVTTAAPQQLGLDGLFLPTADQNFTRGPTSLFPGLRNPVLVASVWTGNLFPGNAPQSVYTLNTSQMKRLSKPSGAPLLIHLAPGQTVQLPDGRGSISFDRTVRWAGLSVRHTPGKTLTLLAALAAAAGLITSLLVKRRRVFIRVSTPDPSAGDQPGSVVLTIGALAKGTDPTLTAVVQQLADHIARLTDQAPTDRRQE